From the genome of Patescibacteria group bacterium:
CCTTCATTCTTTTTGTTGTATGCGTTTTATTCCTTCTGTGTTCAGCTAATCTTCTTTTTAGGTTATTCGTACAACCAATATAAAATTTATCTAAATTTTTACTATATAAAACATATGTGTACCAAAACATAAATACAATATGATGCTTCCCGACAAAAGCGCTCCGCGCATTTTGACGGGCCCGCCTGCTTGCGTAGCTTGCGGCGGGTAACCATTAAGCTATGGGCACCATTATTTCTATCCTAACCTATAATTGATTATTTTTGCAAGTCCTCGGTTTCGTCCAAATCAAGTCCATCCTCTGTATAAATATTCTTTGGATTCCATAAG
Proteins encoded in this window:
- a CDS encoding GIY-YIG nuclease family protein, translated to MFWYTYVLYSKNLDKFYIGCTNNLKRRLAEHRRNKTHTTKRMKDWTFVYSEVCLSKKDSQDREKQLKTGFGRGYLRKRMEDYISSL